The genomic segment GGACTGCGAGGCAAACCTCTGATATTGATTTGCTTGCTGTCTTTGACAAGTCAGACAAAGAGATAAGAAAGGCTGTGGCTGATATTATGGATACTCTTGAAACAGAAAGGAGTATTACTGTGCTATCTACAAGTCTTGAGGATTTCCAGAAGGAAAAGATACCACTTTATAC from the Nitrospirota bacterium genome contains:
- a CDS encoding nucleotidyltransferase domain-containing protein, coding for MQEAIKGIAEEIAENLTKRFHGNLKCLILYGSWAKGTARQTSDIDLLAVFDKSDKEIRKAVADIMDTLETERSITVLSTSLEDFQKEKIPLYT